A stretch of the Bacillus licheniformis DSM 13 = ATCC 14580 genome encodes the following:
- the glyA gene encoding serine hydroxymethyltransferase, with translation MKHLPAQDEQVFSAIQDERKRQQSKIELIASENFVSEAVMEAQGSVLTNKYAEGYPGKRYYGGCEHVDVAEDIARDRAKQIFGAEHVNVQPHSGAQANMAVYFTILEHGDTVLGMNLAHGGHLTHGSPVNFSGVQYNFVEYGVDKETQYIDYEDVREKALKHKPKLIVAGASAYPRTIDFKKFREIADEVGAYVMVDMAHIAGLVAAGLHPNPVPYADFVTTTTHKTLRGPRGGMILCREEFAKQIDKSIFPGIQGGPLMHVIAAKAVSFGEALKDEFKTYAQNVINNAKRLAETLKKEGIELVSGGTDNHLVLVDLRSLGITGKVAENVLDEVGITVNKNAIPYDPEKPFVTSGIRVGTAAVTSRGFDLEAIEEVGAIIALALKNHEDEAKLEEAKQRVEALTNRFPLYTGLDY, from the coding sequence ATGAAACATTTACCTGCGCAAGATGAACAAGTTTTTAGCGCCATTCAAGATGAGCGGAAACGTCAACAGTCGAAGATTGAGCTGATCGCTTCTGAAAACTTTGTAAGCGAAGCGGTTATGGAAGCTCAAGGCTCGGTTTTAACTAATAAATATGCGGAAGGATATCCTGGTAAACGCTACTACGGCGGTTGTGAGCATGTAGACGTGGCAGAGGATATCGCGCGCGACCGCGCCAAGCAGATTTTCGGCGCCGAGCACGTCAACGTTCAGCCGCATTCCGGCGCACAAGCGAACATGGCGGTATACTTCACGATTTTGGAGCACGGTGACACTGTGTTGGGAATGAACCTTGCTCACGGCGGACATTTAACGCACGGCAGCCCTGTCAACTTCAGCGGTGTTCAGTACAACTTCGTTGAATACGGCGTTGATAAAGAGACGCAGTATATTGATTACGAAGATGTCCGTGAAAAGGCGCTCAAACATAAGCCTAAGCTGATCGTGGCCGGAGCAAGCGCATATCCGCGCACCATCGATTTTAAAAAGTTCCGCGAAATCGCTGATGAAGTCGGAGCCTATGTGATGGTGGACATGGCGCATATCGCCGGACTTGTAGCAGCAGGTCTTCACCCGAATCCTGTTCCTTACGCTGACTTTGTGACGACGACAACTCATAAAACGCTTCGCGGACCGCGCGGCGGCATGATTCTTTGCCGTGAAGAGTTTGCGAAACAAATTGACAAGTCGATCTTCCCTGGAATTCAAGGCGGACCGTTAATGCACGTGATCGCTGCAAAGGCTGTTTCCTTTGGCGAAGCTTTAAAGGACGAATTCAAAACATATGCCCAAAATGTCATCAACAATGCGAAGCGCTTGGCTGAAACATTGAAAAAAGAGGGTATCGAGCTCGTATCCGGCGGAACGGATAACCATCTTGTGCTGGTCGACCTGCGCTCTCTCGGCATTACCGGAAAAGTGGCTGAAAATGTACTTGATGAAGTCGGCATCACCGTCAACAAAAACGCGATTCCTTATGATCCTGAAAAACCTTTCGTTACGAGCGGAATCCGCGTCGGTACAGCAGCTGTGACGAGCCGCGGCTTTGATCTGGAAGCGATCGAAGAAGTGGGAGCGATCATTGCGCTTGCCCTTAAAAACCATGAAGACGAAGCGAAACTTGAAGAAGCAAAACAGCGTGTAGAAGCGCTGACAAACAGATTCCCGTTGTATACCGGGCTTGATTACTAA
- a CDS encoding TIGR01440 family protein — translation MKNLEQTWRSILDEFHQQANLREGHIVVIGCSTSEVAGRRIGTSGSEQIAEAVYKGLEELRDRTGIALAFQCCEHLNRALVVEEETAKAYRLPVVFAIPVPKAGGSMASYAYKHMKAPVLVEQIEADAGIDIGDTFIGMHLKPVAVPVRVSQKQLGEAHVTLARTRPKLIGGVRAVYEAE, via the coding sequence ATGAAAAATCTTGAACAGACATGGCGTTCTATATTAGATGAATTTCATCAGCAAGCGAATTTGCGCGAAGGCCACATCGTCGTCATCGGCTGCAGCACAAGCGAGGTGGCCGGAAGGCGCATCGGCACTTCGGGAAGCGAACAAATCGCTGAAGCGGTCTACAAAGGACTGGAAGAGCTCAGGGACAGAACAGGAATCGCCCTCGCTTTTCAGTGCTGCGAACATTTAAACAGGGCGTTGGTTGTCGAGGAAGAAACGGCGAAAGCATACCGTCTTCCCGTTGTTTTCGCCATTCCTGTCCCGAAAGCGGGGGGATCGATGGCTTCATATGCCTATAAACATATGAAGGCTCCTGTTCTTGTTGAACAAATAGAGGCCGATGCGGGGATCGACATCGGCGACACGTTTATAGGAATGCATTTAAAGCCTGTTGCCGTTCCTGTCCGCGTCTCTCAAAAACAGCTAGGCGAAGCGCACGTGACGCTTGCGCGGACAAGGCCGAAGCTGATTGGAGGCGTCCGCGCCGTCTATGAAGCGGAGTAG
- the rpiB gene encoding ribose 5-phosphate isomerase B, translating into MKVIIASDHGGINIRKEIMALMDELNIEYEDYGCECGSGSVDYPDYAFPVAQKVANGEADRGILICGTGIGMSISANKVKGIRCALVHDVFSAKMTREHNDTNVLAMGERVIGPGLAREIAKVWLTTEFSAGRHAVRIGKIADYEDKHE; encoded by the coding sequence ATGAAAGTAATCATTGCATCAGATCACGGCGGAATCAATATCAGAAAAGAAATTATGGCATTGATGGACGAATTGAACATCGAATACGAAGATTACGGCTGCGAATGCGGTTCAGGATCTGTGGACTACCCGGATTATGCGTTTCCGGTCGCGCAAAAAGTGGCGAACGGGGAAGCCGACAGAGGCATTTTAATATGCGGAACAGGAATCGGCATGAGCATTTCCGCCAATAAAGTAAAAGGCATCCGCTGCGCCCTTGTCCACGACGTTTTCAGCGCCAAAATGACAAGAGAGCACAATGACACGAATGTTCTTGCGATGGGTGAACGGGTCATCGGCCCTGGTTTAGCGAGAGAGATTGCAAAGGTTTGGCTTACGACTGAGTTTTCAGCCGGGCGGCACGCCGTCCGCATCGGAAAAATCGCCGATTATGAAGACAAGCATGAATAA
- a CDS encoding low molecular weight protein arginine phosphatase has protein sequence MNILFVCTGNTCRSPMAEALFKSAAAEKNLDVSVKSAGLFAPENGKASLYAVEALFEKNIALNHTSSQLSEEKVEWADLVLTMTEQHKQLAVHEFSKSQDKIYTLKEYVNGDGGDIIDPFGGSLSDYQRTRDELEQLLRKLAEMLAKKSQE, from the coding sequence TTGAACATATTATTTGTCTGTACTGGAAATACGTGCCGCAGCCCGATGGCCGAAGCGCTCTTTAAATCTGCGGCTGCCGAAAAAAATCTGGATGTCTCCGTCAAATCTGCCGGGTTGTTTGCTCCTGAAAACGGAAAAGCTTCTTTATATGCTGTCGAAGCGCTTTTTGAAAAAAACATCGCTCTGAATCATACATCTTCACAGCTTTCCGAGGAGAAGGTGGAATGGGCTGATCTTGTTCTGACGATGACAGAGCAGCACAAGCAGCTGGCAGTACATGAATTTTCAAAGAGCCAAGATAAGATCTATACGCTGAAAGAGTATGTTAATGGAGATGGCGGGGACATTATTGACCCGTTCGGCGGTTCTCTCAGCGACTATCAAAGAACGAGAGATGAGCTGGAGCAGCTGCTGAGAAAATTGGCGGAAATGCTTGCGAAGAAATCTCAGGAATAG
- a CDS encoding manganese efflux pump MntP produces MNVDVLIGEILTLSMMAFALGMDAFSVGLGMGMAKLKRNQVFQIGVIIGLFHVIMPLGGMIAGQFLSGALGALAGYIGGALLLVLGIQMIVASFNKSGEQIISPHGFGLFVFAVGVSLDSFSVGLSLGLYGTKPILTIFLFGLFSMVLTWAGLLLGKKVQTWLGAYSEALGGAILLSFGLKLLLPI; encoded by the coding sequence ATGAATGTTGATGTGTTAATAGGCGAAATCCTGACGCTTTCGATGATGGCTTTTGCACTCGGCATGGATGCCTTTTCAGTCGGTCTTGGAATGGGAATGGCCAAGCTGAAAAGGAACCAGGTTTTTCAAATCGGCGTCATTATTGGATTGTTCCATGTCATCATGCCGCTTGGCGGAATGATTGCGGGACAGTTTCTTTCGGGTGCGCTTGGTGCGCTGGCGGGATATATTGGGGGAGCTCTTTTATTGGTGCTGGGCATTCAGATGATTGTCGCATCTTTTAATAAAAGCGGGGAGCAGATCATCTCTCCGCACGGCTTCGGCTTGTTCGTTTTTGCCGTCGGCGTCAGCCTTGACAGCTTTTCAGTCGGTCTCAGCCTCGGCCTCTACGGAACGAAACCGATATTAACGATCTTTCTGTTCGGTTTGTTCAGCATGGTGTTAACTTGGGCGGGCCTTCTGCTTGGAAAAAAGGTTCAAACGTGGCTCGGCGCCTACAGCGAAGCGCTCGGAGGAGCCATCTTGCTGAGCTTCGGTCTGAAGCTTTTGCTGCCCATTTAA
- a CDS encoding L-threonylcarbamoyladenylate synthase, whose translation MKTKVWTVDVKRDLSTNCPQIAQAARLLQQNETVAFPTETVYGLGANAKHSEAVAKIYEAKGRPSDNPLIVHIAEIEQLAEFAEVDSPQAEMLMKRFWPGPLTLVLPCKPGVLSTRVTAGLDTVAVRMPDHPVALELIRQAGVPVAAPSANLSGKPSPTKAEHVVNDLNGRIAGVVDGGPTGVGVESTVVSCTGEIPVILRPGGVTKEQLEEAAGPVLIDQGLTDEKKAPMSPGMKYTHYAPEAPLAIVNGGVEDIQRLIDQYQKDGMKVGVLTTEERADVYQADAVRICGRRDRLETVAAGLYDVLRSFDEERLDFIFAESFPEEGVGRAIMNRLLKAAGHRVIEA comes from the coding sequence ATGAAAACAAAAGTATGGACTGTGGATGTAAAACGCGATTTGTCCACAAACTGTCCACAAATTGCACAGGCGGCAAGACTGCTTCAGCAAAATGAAACGGTTGCTTTTCCGACAGAGACTGTTTACGGTCTTGGTGCAAACGCCAAACACAGCGAAGCAGTAGCTAAAATATACGAAGCGAAAGGGCGGCCGAGCGACAATCCGCTCATTGTCCACATCGCTGAAATTGAACAGCTTGCAGAATTTGCGGAAGTTGATTCGCCTCAGGCCGAAATGCTGATGAAGCGTTTTTGGCCCGGGCCGCTGACCCTTGTGCTGCCGTGCAAGCCCGGGGTGTTATCCACAAGGGTGACGGCGGGGCTCGACACGGTCGCGGTTAGAATGCCTGATCATCCTGTGGCGCTTGAGCTGATTAGACAGGCCGGCGTTCCGGTGGCTGCCCCGAGCGCAAATCTGTCCGGAAAACCGAGTCCGACGAAAGCCGAGCATGTCGTCAACGATTTGAATGGACGGATTGCGGGTGTCGTTGACGGCGGCCCTACAGGAGTAGGGGTTGAATCAACAGTTGTTTCATGCACCGGTGAAATTCCGGTCATTTTGAGGCCGGGCGGCGTCACAAAAGAGCAGCTCGAAGAAGCGGCCGGCCCCGTCTTGATTGACCAGGGCCTCACCGACGAAAAAAAGGCGCCTATGTCTCCCGGGATGAAATATACGCATTATGCACCGGAAGCACCTCTTGCTATTGTGAACGGGGGAGTTGAGGATATTCAACGGCTGATCGACCAATATCAGAAAGACGGGATGAAAGTCGGTGTCCTTACGACAGAGGAACGGGCCGATGTCTATCAGGCCGATGCCGTCCGCATCTGCGGCAGAAGAGACCGACTTGAAACGGTTGCCGCCGGTTTGTATGACGTTCTCCGCAGCTTTGATGAAGAACGTCTCGATTTTATTTTTGCGGAGTCTTTTCCTGAGGAAGGAGTGGGCCGGGCGATTATGAACCGGCTGTTGAAAGCGGCCGGCCACCGCGTAATCGAAGCGTAG
- a CDS encoding GNAT family N-acetyltransferase: MFYQLRLAETKDMNAIEAFLKKAGTSHKGLEEAKSQFIMMEDPPDEIVACLGMEEFENKKGLLRSLVVSDKLSQGHIVSLFQSMQVLCEKRGIQTLYLVANKRTSMDFLEVLGFKQAAAIPDELDESEHVSDSLNVNGAVLMEKTSN, encoded by the coding sequence ATGTTCTACCAATTGAGGTTAGCGGAAACGAAAGACATGAATGCGATCGAAGCATTTTTAAAAAAGGCGGGGACAAGCCATAAGGGTCTTGAGGAAGCGAAGAGCCAGTTTATCATGATGGAAGACCCTCCCGATGAAATCGTCGCCTGCCTCGGAATGGAGGAATTTGAAAACAAAAAAGGACTGCTGCGCTCGCTTGTCGTGTCTGACAAGCTCAGCCAAGGCCACATCGTTTCCTTGTTTCAAAGCATGCAGGTATTGTGCGAAAAGCGAGGAATCCAAACCCTTTATTTAGTAGCCAATAAGCGAACATCGATGGATTTCCTTGAAGTGCTCGGTTTTAAACAAGCTGCGGCAATTCCTGATGAGCTGGATGAATCCGAGCATGTTTCAGACTCACTGAACGTAAACGGAGCGGTTTTAATGGAGAAAACGTCAAATTAG